ACGACGAACACCTCCACGAGACGGTTTCCTCGGCCAGGGAACACGCCCGGGCGATCGCGTCGAAACGGGAGTTGAGCCATCAGTGGCAATCGCTCTTGGAGGTCACCCCTACGGAATTGTCGCCGGACATCAGCAACCGACTCGTCGAAGCAGTGCAGAACTGTGGACACACGTACCGACGGATGCTATCGGGCGCGGGGCACGACGCGATGAACGTCGCCGCCGTCGCTCCTGCCGGCATGCTGTTCGTTCCGAGTAGAGACGGCATCAGCCACAGCCCCGAGGAGTACACGTCGCCCGAGGACGTCTACATGGGAACTCGGGTCCTCGAGGCGGCGTTGCGCGAGTTGACGAGGAGCGGGTAACTGTCGGCGGTCGCCCGCGGCGGCGGATCGGTGGACGCTACGGAACGAGTACGATTTTCCCGGCGAAGCTATCCTCGACGACGGCGCGCTGGGCCTCGGCACCGTCGTCGAGATCGTACGTCCGAGCGATGTTGACGGTCAATCGATCGGCGTCGAGGAGGCGAGCGAGTCGCTCGAGCACCTCATCGATGTTCGGTTCGTTGAACATGTCCATCGGCTGGATAGTGAGATCCTTTCCGATGGCTGCGGTGAGGTCCTGGATAACGGGTGAGTCGTAGTTACCGCCGATCGCGACGACCGTTCCCCCGTACGCGGAGACGTCGATGTCGAACTGCATGTACTCGCCGAGCATGTGATCGAGGACGACGTCGACGCCGCGCTCGGACGACTCGATCACTGCGTCCTGAAGGCCTCTCTGATCGTACTCTAGTACGACGTCGGCACCTAGACGCTCGACTATCGGCCTGTAATCGTCTGACGTGGTGGCTATGACGGTCGCACCGATGGTGGCAGCGAGCTGGACGGCGATGTGGCCGACCCCGCCACTTCCCCCGTGGATCAGGCAGGTCTGCCCAGGTTCGAGTTCACCGAAGTGAAAGAGTGCGCGCCACGCAGTGATGCCGACGAGACCGAGACCTGCTCCGATTTCGAACGATACTCCGTCAGGGAGTCGGGCCAGGCGGTCCTCGCGAGCGACGACGAACTCGGCGTAGGTCCCCTGACGGTCGCCACGAGCGCCGCTGACGTTCAGGTGTGGGATCGTCCCGAAGACTCGATCGCCGACATCGAATCGGGTGACGCGCTCACCGACCATTTCGACGACACCTGCCACGTCGGATCCGGGGATGAGCGGGAGTTCATCCCCCCAGAGCCCCTGCCGCCGCAACGTGTCGCACGGATTGACGCCGATGGCACGAGTCTCGACGAGTACTTCGTCGGCATCCGGCGTGAGCTGCTCTACATCTTCGAGTTCGAGGACGCTCGGGTCACCAAACTCGTGGTACCGAATGGCACGCATATGTGTAGACAGACGGCGAACGGACTTAGCGTTACGTGTCCAGAGGTCGCGGTGAATACGGACGACCCTCCGTTCGATCAGAGACTCCCGCTCGTCGCCGGAGATATCCGTTCGATAATATCGAACGGTCGTCTCTGCGGGATCGGGCGTATTCCCTCGAGAGAAGCCGATTCGTAACAGGACGCTGTCGCGATAGGACGGGAACAACTAATACACAGTGGGCACGAGTGGGTTTACCATGGAAACGAAGCGCACCATCAAGTCGGTCGAAACGATGTTCGATATACTCGAACTTCTACGAACTCAGAACGGCGCTCGACTGACCGACGTCGCAGACGAGTTAGGGATGGCGAAAAGTACCGTTCATCAGTACCTTACCACACTCGAGGTACGCGAGTTCGTGGTCAGGGAGGGGGACGAGTACCACGTCGGGTTGCGATTTCTGGATTACGGGGAGTTCGCGCGAAGTCGCAACCCGGTCTACGACCTGGCGAAAGAATCGGTGAGAGAGCTCGCCGAGCTGACCGAGGAGCGGGCGCAGTTCGTCATTGAGGAGCACGGGAGGGGCGTGTACGTCTACATGGCGGTCGGCGATCGAGCGGTCAAAACCGACTCTCGTATCGGCAAGCGGGTGTTCCTTCACGCCACTGCCGCCGGGAAAGCGATCCTCGCTCATCTTCCGGACCGACGGATCCGTGAGGTGTTCGACGCCCCCGGCTTGGAACCCGTAACGGAACACACGGTCGTCGACCCTGACGAACTCCGCGAGGAACTCGAGGAGATCCGCGACCGCGGTGTCGCCTACAACAATCAAGAGGACACGTTGCGACTGCGCGCGGTCGGTGTTCCGGTGATGGATGCGGACGGAACCGTTCTCGGGGCACTGAGCGTGTCCGGACCCACACACCGGTTCAAGGGTGAGGTTCTCGAGCGGGAGATCCCCGATCTCCTGCTCGGCATAGCCAACGAACTCGAACTCAACATCGAGTACATGTGAGGTGAACCCGCACCGTACGTGATAGAGGTTTTCATTATCTTACCACGCTACGGGAGTCTTCCGATTGATGGGTGCGGCAAATTCGCACGATTCGGCTCGTACTGTACCTGCTCGGTCGTCCTCGGACTGCGTTATCGCCCGATAAATGTAGTACATTTCAGAACAGATTGCAAAGATTTATTTCGACAATATCGAACTCCTATTTCTATTCCATTCGAATACCCGCCTCGCCTCGCCGACGGCCCGGACGATCTCCTCGCGTCTCCGCCGATAAGTTATCCCTCGTAAGACTATCCGTCGTTCCGTCGCCAGACTGACGATCGCGACCATCTCTGTGAAGGCGCTGTAATCGGTACTGTAGAGCATTGACGGTCGGATACGGTAAGACAGTCGCCCCCATCTAACGGATGGAATAACATTAGTATAGATGTTACGCAAATTCGTTCCCGTCTGGTTTCTATGGGGGCAGGTAGAATAGCTTGTCGTAGACAAAAGACGCTGTATCTGTGACGTTACGTGTTTCGGGTGAATCCTGGCCAGAGCGCCGTCGTGGGGCTGGTGTCGTCCGGCGTCCATCTACTCACACGTGCCGGTTCGGCTACCTGCTCGGCACCGGAGGGATGGGGTTCAAACAGCCCGGGATCTGCGTTGTGGGCAGTGGCGCACAGGCAGTAATCACGCTCTTCTACCCTCTCACCAGCCCCGGACCACGCCGGTTACCAGCGGCATTTCGCGTTAGAAGTCGTTGCTCTATCTATGAAACCGCTCGATCGAGCAACCACGCGCTCGAGGCCATGGGCAGAGACATCGCATGTGACCACAAATAAACCTAGATAACGGTGGTGTTTCAACATATGTCCAATCATATTAGGGATTGGATTGATTATTAACCACGGTAGATCACATGGCGTCGGGCGATCTCGCGTATACGAAGAGAGGGTGAATCGATATGGCCCTCCTCTGCGCGCCGGTGAGCCCTCCTACAATGCCACTTGTCAGCCTCGTATCGATCTTTCGTCTCCCAGATCCGGTCGTAATTCCTGTAGTAGCTCATCGGTTTACCGCTCCGTTAAAACAGCGTATTCATCTACTCACCGAGCAATTAGTAATAAGTTTACTACTGGCTTTGTACGCTCACGTGGCGCAGTGGGAAGATCCCTGGGGGCCACGAACCTCGAAGAGCGTCGCATGGCTTCGCCCGTATACGAACCACATCGGTAGAGCGAACGCTCATCGTTTCACTGAGGTCGCTTGACCACGATGCATCTTCGAGGACTCCATACCGTGTTGCCACACACTCACGGCGATACGGAATCGGCTCGCACAGCGTGAAAATACTGCTGTCTGAGTAGTGGCTCCAGATGTATCCGTGTTCTCGCCTGGAAGGACGAGTCGACTGGCAGCGCGGAACGAGTTCGCTCGAACCAACCCGGGGCTGATAATGCTACTTGTCGTAGGTGACGATCGGGTCGAGTTCCGCCGAATCAGGGTTCTCGAACGCCGCTCGCGCGATGGTGCGTTTGTGGACCTCGTCGGCCCCGTCGACGATGCGGAACTGTCGGACGGTCTCGTAGAAATCGGCGATCGGGAGGTCTCTCGTCATCCCGTTGGCCCCGCAGAACTGGAGCGCGTCGTCGATGGCGGCCTGCGTGACGTTCGCCGCGAACACCTTCGCCATCGACACCTCGATGCGTGCCTCGTGTCCGGCGGCGATACGGTCGGCGGCGGTCCGAACGAGCGAGCGGGCGGCTCCGATCTGCGCGTAGTGTTGGGCGATCCGATGGCGCGGGTCCTGCTTGTCCGCCAGCGACGACCCAAATCCCTCCCGTTCGGAGAGGTAGGCGACCGTGATGTCCAGCGCCCGCTCGGCCATTCCCGAAAAGCGCATGCAGTGGGTCAAGCGGGCCGGACCGAGTCGTTCCTGAACGTGTTTGAACCCCATCCCCTCGGTGCCGAGCAGGTGTTCCTCGGGCACGCGTACGTCGTTGTACTTGATCTCGGCGTGACCCTTTCCGACGAGTTCGCTGCCGAGGTGGGGGATGTTGCGCACGATTTCGACGCCATTGGCCTCTGCGGGAACGATGAACACCGAACAGGCCTCGTAGGGATGGGCGTCCAGGTCCGTCCGGGCGAACACCAGCAGGAAGTCGGCTCGGAGACCCTGCGTGGTGTACCACTTGTGGCCGTCGATGACCCACTCGTCGCCGTCCCGCTCGGCAGTCGTCCGTATCATCTTCGGGTCCGAGCCTGCGCCCTGCATCGGTTCGGTCATCGAGAAGGCAGACTTGACATTACCCGCGACCAGTGGGTCGAGGTACTGCTCTTTCTGGAGGTCGTTCCCCTGTAGTTCCAGCAGGTGCATGTTCCCCTCGTCTGGGGCGTCGATCTGCATCGCCACCGGTCCGAGCAGCGACCGGCCGGCCTGCTCGAAGACGGGGAGCGCGTCGCGGAAGTCGACCCCCATTCCGCCGTGTTCCTCGCCGATCTGCGGGCAGTAGACGCCGTACTCGCGGGCCGCCTCACGGAGGTCGGTGACCGTCCCCTCGGAGATCGTCGTCCCGCCCGTGAGTTCGCGCTCTCTCGGGAGGACTACCTCCTCCATTAACGCCTCCGCTCGCTCCGTTAGATCCCGCGCTTCCCTCGAATCGTTAAACGATATCACATCTCACGATTCAGGCACGTGGATAGTAAAGCCTACCGATACCTCGCTCAGGGAGGTCGACGTAGCACCGGACCCAGTTAAACGAGACGAAATGCCGACGCGCGTTGGCATTTCGGCGAGGACTCATCCTCCACCGATGATCTGCATCAGTTCCTCGTCCTCCTCGATCGAGCCCGGATCGTCCGTCTCGGCGATGATCTCGCCTCGTTCGATGACGTACAGCCGATCGACGACGCCCTGGACGTGGCTCAACTGAGATTCGGCGACGAACACCGACGCGCCGAGTTCGCTTCGAATGAGCCCGATGCTCTCGCGCAGGTCCTTCTTGATGCTGGGTGCGAGGCCCTCGAACGGCTCGTCGAGGAGCACGAGATCGGGCTGGGAGACGAGGGCGCGCGAGACCGCGACCATCTGCTGTTGACCGCCGGAGAGCTTCCCCGCGTCCCGGTCGAGGAACGCCTCCATCGCGGGAAAGACGTCGAGGACCATCGCGAGACGCTCGCCGGTGTCGATGTCGGACTCGTCGTCCGACCCCCACAGCGCCATCTCGATGTTCTCGCGGGCCGTCAGCTTCGAGATCAACTGTCGATCCTCCGGCGCGAACCCGATCCCGAGTCGCTTCCGTCTGTACGTCTCGTAGGTGGTGATGTCCTCGCCGCGGAACGTGACCGACCCGTGGTCGAGATCCCGGAGCCCCATCACCGTCCTGAACGTCGACGTCTTGCCCGCGCCGTTCCGTCCGACGATGGCGACGCTCTCCGCCTCGTCCACGTCGACGTGGACGTTTCGAAGGACCGAAACGTCCTCGATCGTCGCCTCGATGTCGTCGAGTTCGAGCAGCATCATTCCTCACCTCGGATTCGACGCTTCACCGTGGAGTCTTTGAGGACCTCCTCCGGCGTGCCGTCGACGAGCTTCCGTCCCTGGTCCATCGCGAGTACTCGTTCGGCGTACTGGGCGATGAGTTCCATGTCGTGTTCGATGAACAGAACTGCCGAGTCGGTCGTCTCGAAGTACTCCTGCAGCCGGTTCATGATCTCGTGTTTGTTGTCGGTGGCGACCCCGCTGGTCGGCTCGTCGAGGATGAGCAGCTTCGGCCGCATCGCGACGCTCATGCAGACGTCGAGGATCTTCTTGTCACCGTGGGGGATCGTCTCCGCCTTCGAGTTCCGGCGGTCGGCGAGGCCGAACCGCTCGAGCAACTCGATCGCCTCCGCCCGGCTCTCGTCCTCCCAGAGGAGCACGGAGAACATGGAGTTGTTCCGTCGCTCGCGAGAGAGTACCGCAGAACGAACGTTCTCTACCAGCGTTAGGTCGTTACACACCTGAGGGAGCTGGAACGACCGGACGAGTCCGCGCCTCGCGCGGTCGTGGACTGGGGCGTCGCCGAGCGTCTCGCCGGCGAAGATCACCTCGCCGTCCGTCGCTTCGAGAACGCCGGTAAGCAGGTTCACGAACGTCGTCTTCCCGGCCCCGTTCGGGCCGATGATACCGACGATCTCGCCGCGCCGTATCTCGAAATCCATCTGGTCGACGGCCGTGAGTTCACCGAACTTCTTGGTCAGTCCCCGCGTCTCGAGGACCGTCATTCTCGTTTCCTCCCTTCCATCAGTTCGCTCGCTTTCCGTCGAATCCGTCCAGTGATTCCCGCCACTCCGCCCGGTTCGAACACGATGATGAGAAACAGGATCAGTCCCATTACGAAGTGCCAGTACTCGGTGAACTGCTGGGCCTCCGAACGGATGAGGATGAACGCTCCCGCGCCCGCGATCGGCCCGAAGAACGACCCGATGCCGCCGAGGACAGCCATGAATGCCAGCTCGCCGGACTGGGACCAGTGGAGTACCGACCCCGGCGTGATGTGTCCATTGAGGAAGGCGTACATCGCACCGCCGACCCCGGTAAAGATACCCGAGACGATCGTCGCGTACCAACGGTACCGCACGACCGGAATCCCGATGGCACGGGCTCGGTCGGGACTGTCCCGAATCGTCTTGAGCGTCAGCCCGAACGGGGAGTTCATGAACACCCACATCAGCGCTATCGAGGCCAGAAACGACAGCAGGACGACGTAGTAGAGGACGCCCTGGAGGTAGCCGCTGTACCCCCAGACCGCGACGTAGTCGATACCGGCGACGGTCGGCGATGCGATCGGAACCCCGTCCGTCCCGCCGGTGTAGGTGTACAGTTTCACCGTAACGACGTACAGGAGGAAGCTCAGCGCGAGCATCAGCAGCGCGTAGTACACCTCGGTGTGCCTGACCGAGATGTACCCGATGACGACCGCCAACACGGCCGCCGCGAGGATTCCGATCGGGAGCAACACGAACAGTTCGCGAATCTCCGTGTACCGGAGAACCAGACCGATCGCGTACGCCGACCCGCCGAAGAATGCAGCGTGACCGAACGACAGCAGTCCGGTGTAGCCGAGGAGTACGTTGAACGCGACCGCGGCGATCGCGAACGCGAGTATCTGCGCCGTCAGGAAGACCTCGAACTGTCCCGTGACAGGGAGGTACGGCAGTACCAAAGCGAGCGCGACGAGGCAGGCGGTCACGAGGCCGAAGGGGGTCGTGAACCCGTCTCGAACGACGCCCGCGATTCCGGTGTCGGTGTCCTGGCTCATGCTTTGATGTCTCCGTACAGACCGGTCGGTTTGATCAACATCACGGCGGCCATCAGCAGGAACACGATCGCCAGCGCCAGTTGCGGAACGTAGTAGGTACCGAACGCCCGCATGAAGCCGATGAGCAGGGACGCCGCGATCGCCCCTTTCAGACTACCGAGTCCACCGATGACCAGCACCGCGAACGCCAGGATGACGAACTGGAGCGAGAGTCCGGTAGTCATGGACGCGTTCGGCAGGTACAGCGCGCCGCCCAGCCCCGCCAGCGCGACGCCGATGACGTACACCTTGAGGTGGACCGACCGCGTGTCGATGCCGGTGACCCCCACGATCTCGGCGTCTTCGGCCATCGCCAGCGTGATCTTGCCCAGGCGCGTCTCCTCGAAGAAGTAATAGAGGGTGACGGCTACCACGGCGGTTACGGCCGTCGCGAAGATCGGCCACAGCGGATAGGTGAAGCCGAACAGCGTGACGCCGCCGAGGAGGTCAGACGGTGCCGTCGCGCTCACCGGCTGACCGCCCCAGACGAACTTCATCCCGTCTTCCAGCATCAGGATGACGCCGAACGTCGCCAGCAGCTGGTAGTCGTCCTCGAGACCGTATATCGGCCTGAACATCGTCCGTTCCATCGTGAGTCCGACGATCGAGACGATCGCCGGAACAACGACGAGTAACCCGACGAGGAGTGCGACGAGCAGCACGCCACCGCCGACGGATCCGCCGAGCGCGCCGACGATTCGCGTGATGATCGTCGCGGACACGTAGGCACCGAGGACCAGAAACGCGGCGTGGGCGAGGTTCAGGAAGTTGAGCATCCCGTAGATTATCGAGAGACCGGTTCCGAGCAGGAACAGCACCGCCGCTAGGAACAGCGCGTTCAGGACGATCGGCAGCTGCTGTGTGAGTAGTTCGGTGACCATCGCCGGATCAGATGCTGTTGAGCCACTCGCCGGTCGTCTTGTTGACGGGCGGGTTCACCTCCTCCTTGGCGATCCAGACGGGATCTCGCAGCGAGATGTTCTCACCGCCGGTGTCCGAGAACCCCCAGAACGACGGTTCGACCGCGTTGTGACTCCCTCTGGGAACGCTGAGGAAGCCGCTGGCCGTGTCGAAGCCGATGCCTTCCATCGACTGGACCCACGCGTCCTTGTCGGGATACTCCCCGCTGAGCTTGTAGGCCCGCTCGACGGAGTGGACGTACGCGTACAGCGCCTGCCAGGCGTGAAAGGCACCGTGTGCGTACGGCGACGCGTTGTACCGTTTCTCGAAGCTGGCGACGAACTCCTCGTGGAGGGAGTTCCACCCCAGAATACCGTACGGGAAGTGTGGACCACGGGCCCCGAAGAGGAGGCCGTCCGGGACCTGATCCGGCGCGTCGGCGAAGATGTGCGTTCCGCCGCTGAAACAGGGGAGCGTGTCGTCGAACAGGCCTCGGCCGTTGGCCTGCGTTATGAAGTTCACCAGGTCACCCCCCCAGAGGCTGGAGAAGAGGAAGTCGGGGTTGCTGTCGTTGAGGGCAGTGATCGTCGAACTGAAGTCCTCGTTAGGGAATGGTGTGAACCGCGACTCGACGACCTTGACGTCGATGCTGAACGCCTCGATGGCCTTCGTGAACAGGTTCCAGTTGTTCCGGCCGTAGGCGTAGTCCTGGTTGACGCCGGCGACGGTCTTGACGTCTGGGAGCGCGTTCTTCAGGACTAACGCCGCGCCGACGGCGTCGGTCGAACTGCTCGCACACGTCCGGAACACGTACTTCGGGTCGGTGACTGCGCTGTCGAACAACTCCGTCGTCCCCGTGTCCCAGATGATCGTCGGCTGGCCGAGTTCTTCGGCGATCGGTCCCACCGTGAGGGCGTTCGCACTGGAGATGAACCCGACGATGACGTCATAGTTCTCCTGGGTGGCCAGTCGACGGTACAGTTGCGCGACGTTCTCGTTGTTCTCGTCGTGCTCGTCCATCTCGATCTTCTGCTTACCGAGGATCCCGCCGTTGCCGTTGATCTTGTCGACGATCATACGCGCCGCCTGCATCATCGGCTTGCCGAAGACGGCCGCCGGCCCGGAGGTGAATCCTACGCACGCCATCCGTAGCGGTTCGCTGGGTATCTCACCGCCGCCGCCGCCTCCACCGTCACCGCCCGTGTCTCCCGCCGGGTTGGAACAGCCCGCCATCGACGCTGCGATCGTCGCGGCACCGGCCCCCTTCAGGAACGTCCGTCGGTCGACGGGAGGGTCGAGAGGAGGGATTCCCCGCTTCACTATGTCGCCATCCGGCTTGAGCGATGGTCGCATAAAACATGGCTATGGTAGTATCGTTAATAAATGTTCCTTATGCTGAATTTACACGATCCGTGACAGCTCGATGAACCGAGCGTCAGCCGAATTCTATCGCCGAGCGGCCGGCTCGTGGACGGATGACGACGGTTCGTAGGGTGTCGGCGTCATCCCATCGTTCTCTCCCGCTCCTCGAGTGACGTCCGACGAACTTTCCCAGAGGTCGTCTTCGGGAGTTCGTCAATGAACTCGATGGCACGGGGGTACTCGTACTCGGCGAGACGATTCCGTACGTCCCGTCTGAGCCTCGCTTTGATGTCCTCGCTCGGTTCGTATCCCTCCGCGAGGACGACGAACGCCTTCGGCACCTCCCCGCGCTCGTCGTCGGGGATCCCGATGACGCCCGCGGCGGCGACCGCATCGTGAGTCGCCAGCGCCTCCTCGATCTCGACGGGACCGATGCGGTAGCCCGCACTGATGATGACCGTGTCCTTTCGGCTGTGAAACTCCACGTACCCCTCTTCGTCCATCGTACCGAGGTCTTCGGTGAGTAGCCATCCGTTTCGGACTTTTGTCGCCGTCTTCTCCGGCTTGTTCCAATACTCCTTGAAGCACACCGGGTTTCCCTCGTAGCGAACCGCGATCTCTCCGGTCTCGCCGGGGGCGACGGTCGGTTCCGCCGTCTGCGGATCGACGATCTCGAGGTCGTGACCCGGCGCTCGCCGGCCGATTTTCCCCTCACTGGATTCGACGAGCTTCGTGCAGTCTCCCGCGACCATGTTCGCTTCCGTCTGTCCGTACGCCTCGTGGACGACCGCACCCCCGAAGACGTCCTCGGCCCAGTCGACGATGCTCTGACCGAGTGACTCGCCACCGCTGGGGATACACCGGACACTGGAGACGTTCCACCGATCGGGGGCCTCCAGTTGCTCCATCATCCGCAGCGCCGTCGGTGGCGCGAAGTAATTCGTCACGTCGTACCGCTCGATGATCTCCATCGCCGTCTCCGGATCGAATTTCTCGTCGGCCGTGTAGGCGACGACGGGCTGACCGTAGAACAGCCCGGGGAAGACGACGTCGAACAGCGTCGCGACCCACGCCCACTCCGACGGCGTCCAGAACACGTCGCTATCGTGCAGTTCCAGATTACAGAATCCAGTGATGAACAGCGGGAGGGTCCCGAACAGGACCCGGTGGGCGTGCAGGACGCCTTTCGGGTCGCCGGTCGTCCCAGACGTGTAGATGATGATCGCGTCGTCCTCCGCGTCGGTCTGGACAGTCTCGAACGTCGAGGCGTGTGATCCAACCACGTCGTCGAAGGTCGCTTCGTCGCCCTCTGACGTGACGTCGCCGACGGCTACGATGGTTTCCAGCGACGGAACGTTATCGACGACTGTCCGAAGCGTGTCGACGTTGGACTCGTCCACGACGCACGCGCGTGCGCTCGCGTCGTCGAGCCGATACTCGAGAGCGTCGGTTCCGAACAGCGTACTCAGTGGGACGGAGACGGCCCCCACCTTCCAGGCAGCGACGTGCGCGACGACCGTTTCAGGACGCTGACGCGTGTTTATCCCGACACGGTCACCGCGTTCGACCCCTTGGTCCCGGAGGTAATTCGCGACCGCGTTGGCCGTCTCGCGGAGTTCCGAGAACGTATATGTCTCCTGCCCTCCGGCCCCATCGTCGGCGTAGAGCGCGACGCGGTCGCCGTCCTCGGTCGCCCAGCGGTCGCAGACGTACGTCGCCATGTTGAACGACGCCGGGACCTCCCACTCGAAGGCGTCGAGCAACTCGTCGTACGAGTCCCACTCCCGCTCGTAGAAGTGGTACGCGTCGATTCGAGATCGTTCCGGCATGCGTTAGCCAATGACGATCCGGATTATACAACTTCCGGTGACGCTTCCGCGGTACCGACGACGACCGTCGCCGACGTCACGGCGTAAGTATAAGTACCTGACCGGGTATTCTCGTTCAGAGGGTCATGCGAGCATCAGTCATACCCGAGACTGGCGGACCGGAGGTCGTGACGGTGAAGGACGTTCCAGTTCCCGACGTCGGTGACGACGACGTCCTGGTCGAGGTGAAGGCCAGCGCCGTCAATCACACCGATATCTGGATACGCCGCGGCTACGAGGGCGACCCGCCGATCGTCACCGGGATCGACGTCGCAGGTGAGATTGCCGAGGTCGGTGCGGACGTCGACGACTTCGCGCCCGGCGATCGCGTGGTACTGTACTGGAACACGACGTACTGCGGCGAGTGCGAGTTCTGCAACGACGGCGAGACGACGATGTGTCGCGACTACGGCGGCCTGGGCGTCAAACGCGACGGGGGGCACGCCGAGTACGTCGCCGTCGAGGCGAAGCACGCGGTTGAACTCCCCGACGGCGTCTCGTTCGAGAAGGCCGCCGCGGCCCCCTCGAACTTCGGGACCGCGTGGCGCGGGCTGCTCACCCGGGCCGGCGTCGGCCCGAGCGACGAGGTGCTCGTCCTCGGCGCGAGCGGTGGCGTCGGCCACGGGGCCGTCCAGATCGCTGCACACGCCGGGGCGACGGTCTACGCCGCCAGTTCCTCGGAGGAGAAGGCCGAACGGCTCCGCGATCTCGGTGCGGAGTACGTTATCGACTATACCGAGACGGACATCGACGACGCGATCGCGGACCTCACCGGTCGCCGCGGCGTCGACGTCGTCTTCGAGTCGGTCGGCGGCGAGACCTACGAACGGGCGGTGCGAAGCCTCGCCCGTGGCGGCCGACTGGTTACCATCGGCGCGACGACCGGCGACGCCGATCAGGCGATGCTCCCGCACGTGTTCTGGAAACAGCTCGAAGTAATCGGCGCGACCGGTGCGACGATGGGCGAGTTCGAGGATATGCTTGAGGCGTTCTTCGACGGCGACGTCGAACCGATCGTCGACTCGGTCATCTCGCTCGACGAGATACCGGCGGCCCACGAGCGACTGTCGAGAGGCGACGGATTCGGAACGATCGTCGTGAGGCCGTAGTCGATGCCGAATCGGACGCTAGACCGACTGGTTGATCGCGTCGGCGACACCGTCGAGTCGGTCGATGGACTGACGGTCGAGGCCGGTAAGGTCGCCGAGTTCGCGGCCGCGGTCGGCGACGATGATCCCGCGTTCCGCGACCCAGATGCCGCGACCGGCCGCGGGTTCGACCGGCGACCCGCACCGCCCACGTTCACCCGGTCGGCGATGTTCCCGCGATACCGTCCCGACGGCGTCGGTCGCCTCGGGTTCGACCTCGGGTTCGACATCCGGTACGAACTCCACGGCGAGCAGGCCTATGAGTTCGCGCGACCGGTGTTCGTCGGCGACACGCTGTCGGGGACGACGACGTTGACCGACGCGTACGAACGCGAGGGACGACAGGGCGGGACCATGACCTTCGCCGTCCTGGAGACCGAGTACGTCGACGAGAGCGGGGCGTTGGTCGTCACGGAGCGG
The Halomarina pelagica DNA segment above includes these coding regions:
- a CDS encoding IclR family transcriptional regulator; the protein is METKRTIKSVETMFDILELLRTQNGARLTDVADELGMAKSTVHQYLTTLEVREFVVREGDEYHVGLRFLDYGEFARSRNPVYDLAKESVRELAELTEERAQFVIEEHGRGVYVYMAVGDRAVKTDSRIGKRVFLHATAAGKAILAHLPDRRIREVFDAPGLEPVTEHTVVDPDELREELEEIRDRGVAYNNQEDTLRLRAVGVPVMDADGTVLGALSVSGPTHRFKGEVLEREIPDLLLGIANELELNIEYM
- a CDS encoding ABC transporter ATP-binding protein produces the protein MLLELDDIEATIEDVSVLRNVHVDVDEAESVAIVGRNGAGKTSTFRTVMGLRDLDHGSVTFRGEDITTYETYRRKRLGIGFAPEDRQLISKLTARENIEMALWGSDDESDIDTGERLAMVLDVFPAMEAFLDRDAGKLSGGQQQMVAVSRALVSQPDLVLLDEPFEGLAPSIKKDLRESIGLIRSELGASVFVAESQLSHVQGVVDRLYVIERGEIIAETDDPGSIEEDEELMQIIGGG
- a CDS encoding ABC transporter ATP-binding protein, which produces MTVLETRGLTKKFGELTAVDQMDFEIRRGEIVGIIGPNGAGKTTFVNLLTGVLEATDGEVIFAGETLGDAPVHDRARRGLVRSFQLPQVCNDLTLVENVRSAVLSRERRNNSMFSVLLWEDESRAEAIELLERFGLADRRNSKAETIPHGDKKILDVCMSVAMRPKLLILDEPTSGVATDNKHEIMNRLQEYFETTDSAVLFIEHDMELIAQYAERVLAMDQGRKLVDGTPEEVLKDSTVKRRIRGEE
- a CDS encoding branched-chain amino acid ABC transporter permease, with product MSQDTDTGIAGVVRDGFTTPFGLVTACLVALALVLPYLPVTGQFEVFLTAQILAFAIAAVAFNVLLGYTGLLSFGHAAFFGGSAYAIGLVLRYTEIRELFVLLPIGILAAAVLAVVIGYISVRHTEVYYALLMLALSFLLYVVTVKLYTYTGGTDGVPIASPTVAGIDYVAVWGYSGYLQGVLYYVVLLSFLASIALMWVFMNSPFGLTLKTIRDSPDRARAIGIPVVRYRWYATIVSGIFTGVGGAMYAFLNGHITPGSVLHWSQSGELAFMAVLGGIGSFFGPIAGAGAFILIRSEAQQFTEYWHFVMGLILFLIIVFEPGGVAGITGRIRRKASELMEGRKRE
- a CDS encoding acyl-CoA dehydrogenase family protein — its product is MISFNDSREARDLTERAEALMEEVVLPRERELTGGTTISEGTVTDLREAAREYGVYCPQIGEEHGGMGVDFRDALPVFEQAGRSLLGPVAMQIDAPDEGNMHLLELQGNDLQKEQYLDPLVAGNVKSAFSMTEPMQGAGSDPKMIRTTAERDGDEWVIDGHKWYTTQGLRADFLLVFARTDLDAHPYEACSVFIVPAEANGVEIVRNIPHLGSELVGKGHAEIKYNDVRVPEEHLLGTEGMGFKHVQERLGPARLTHCMRFSGMAERALDITVAYLSEREGFGSSLADKQDPRHRIAQHYAQIGAARSLVRTAADRIAAGHEARIEVSMAKVFAANVTQAAIDDALQFCGANGMTRDLPIADFYETVRQFRIVDGADEVHKRTIARAAFENPDSAELDPIVTYDK
- a CDS encoding branched-chain amino acid ABC transporter permease, producing MVTELLTQQLPIVLNALFLAAVLFLLGTGLSIIYGMLNFLNLAHAAFLVLGAYVSATIITRIVGALGGSVGGGVLLVALLVGLLVVVPAIVSIVGLTMERTMFRPIYGLEDDYQLLATFGVILMLEDGMKFVWGGQPVSATAPSDLLGGVTLFGFTYPLWPIFATAVTAVVAVTLYYFFEETRLGKITLAMAEDAEIVGVTGIDTRSVHLKVYVIGVALAGLGGALYLPNASMTTGLSLQFVILAFAVLVIGGLGSLKGAIAASLLIGFMRAFGTYYVPQLALAIVFLLMAAVMLIKPTGLYGDIKA
- a CDS encoding quinone oxidoreductase family protein yields the protein MRAIRYHEFGDPSVLELEDVEQLTPDADEVLVETRAIGVNPCDTLRRQGLWGDELPLIPGSDVAGVVEMVGERVTRFDVGDRVFGTIPHLNVSGARGDRQGTYAEFVVAREDRLARLPDGVSFEIGAGLGLVGITAWRALFHFGELEPGQTCLIHGGSGGVGHIAVQLAATIGATVIATTSDDYRPIVERLGADVVLEYDQRGLQDAVIESSERGVDVVLDHMLGEYMQFDIDVSAYGGTVVAIGGNYDSPVIQDLTAAIGKDLTIQPMDMFNEPNIDEVLERLARLLDADRLTVNIARTYDLDDGAEAQRAVVEDSFAGKIVLVP